A region of Cucumis melo cultivar AY chromosome 2, USDA_Cmelo_AY_1.0, whole genome shotgun sequence DNA encodes the following proteins:
- the LOC103502720 gene encoding 3-ketoacyl-CoA synthase 11, with translation MTEPKPSTPLLSTKAPSSRSLPDFKKSVKLKYVKLGYHYLITHGMYLFLSPLAVVIAAQLSTFSLQDLYEVWGHLQYNLVSVILCSTLLVFLSTLYFLTRPRPVYLVNFSCYKPDESRKCTKKIFMEQSQMTGTFTEDNLQFQRKILERSGLGDSTYLPEAVLNIPPNPSMAEARKEAEMVMFGAIDELLAKTSVKPKDIGILIVNCSLFNPTPSLSAMVINHYKLRGNIISYNLGGMGCSAGLISIDLAKQLLQVHPNSYALVISMENITLNWYFGNDRSKLVSNCLFRMGGAAILLSNRRSERRRSKYQLIHTVRTHKGADDKCFSCVTQEEDSTGKIGVTLSKDLMAVAGDALKTNITTLGPLVLPMSEQLLFFGTLVGKKLFKMKIKPYIPDFKLAFEHFCIHAGGRAVLDELEKNLQLSDWHMEPSRMTLYRFGNTSSSSLWYELAYAEGKGRMKKGDRTWQIAFGSGFKCNSAVWKALRTINPAKEKNPWMNEINQFPVDVPKISTI, from the coding sequence ATGACGGAGCCAAAGCCATCCACACCTTTGCTAAGCACAAAAGCACCATCCTCGAGAAGCCTTCCTGATTTTAAGAAGTCTGTCAAACTGAAATATGTGAAACTTGGCTATCACTACCTTATCACCCATGGAATGTACCTCTTCCTTTCTCCTTTGGCAGTTGTGATTGCGGCACAGCTTTCGACATTTTCCCTTCAAGATCTTTATGAAGTTTGGGGTCATCTTCAATATAATTTAGTTTCTGTAATTCTTTGTTCAACCCTCCTTGTTTTCTTGTCTACCTTGTATTTTCTTACCCGTCCTCGCCCTGTTTACCTTGTTAACTTTTCATGCTACAAGCCCGATGAATCTCGTAAATGCACGAAGAAAATTTTTATGGAGCAATCTCAGATGACGGGGACGTTTACGGAGGACAATCTTCAATTCCAAAGGAAAATCCTTGAGAGATCTGGCCTTGGGGATTCAACCTATCTTCCTGAGGCTGTTCTCAATATTCCTCCAAACCCCTCCATGGCAGAAGCTAGAAAAGAAGCTGAAATGGTGATGTTTGGTGCCATTGATGAGCTTTTAGCCAAGACAAGCGTGAAACCGAAAGATATTGGTATCTTGATTGTGAATTGTAGCTTGTTCAATCCAACACCGTCGCTTTCTGCTATGGTCATCAACCACTACAAGCTGAGAGGAAACATTATTAGTTACAATCTTGGTGGTATGGGTTGCAGTGCAGGTCTTATTTCTATTGATCTTGCCAAACAGCTGCTTCAGGTCCATCCCAATTCCTATGCCTTGGTTATTAGCATGGAGAACATAACATTGAACTGGTACTTTGGGAACGACCGATCAAAGCTTGTCTCTAATTGCTTGTTTCGGATGGGTGGAGCAGCAATATTACTTTCGAACAGAAGATCTGAGAGAAGGAGGTCCAAATATCAATTAATACATACTGTTCGTACCCACAAGGGAGCAGATGATAAGTGCTTTAGCTGTGTTACTCAGGAAGAGGATTCAACTGGGAAGATTGGTGTCACTTTATCGAAAGACTTAATGGCAGTTGCAGGTGATGCATTGAAGACTAACATCACAACGTTGGGCCCTCTTGTGCTGCCAATGTCTGAACAGCTTCTCTTCTTCGGTACTTTAGTTGGTAAGAAACTCTTCAAAATGAAGATCAAGCCTTACATCCCTGACTTCAAACTAGCATTTGAACATTTCTGCATCCATGCTGGGGGAAGAGCAGTTTTAGACGAATTGGAGAAGAACTTGCAGCTGTCTGATTGGCATATGGAGCCATCAAGGATGACACTCTACCGATTTGGCAATACATCGAGCAGTTCTCTTTGGTATGAATTGGCCTATGCGGAAGGGAAAGGTAGAATGAAGAAAGGAGATAGAACATGGCAAATAGCATTTGGTTCAGGATTTAAGTGCAATAGTGCAGTTTGGAAAGCTCTAAGGACCATAAATCCAGCTAAAGAAAAGAACCCATGGATGAATGAGATCAACCAGTTTCCAGTTGATGTTCCTAAAATTTCAACCATTTGA